The following are encoded in a window of Miltoncostaea marina genomic DNA:
- a CDS encoding Fpg/Nei family DNA glycosylase, whose protein sequence is MPEGHISHRNAQRFGAALTGRELVRVEAPEPRLAHLRLPERLAGDRVTGAEAVGKHHLLRFASGRVLHSHLMMSGVWRLLPAARRPRPGGLFLALWTDRNVAALYRCPTVRLLEPGEPLPRAVAATGPDLLDAAVDPAAATALALTRLEPSRQVGEAIMDQRVVAGIGNVYKSETLFLTGIDPWREVGSLSEDEAAAIGATAARLLADGVRDRGAIRTYRAPDAAPWSRERTWVYGRRDRPCRRCGTRVRSRGQGDANRTTYWCPACQT, encoded by the coding sequence GTGCCCGAGGGCCACATCAGCCACCGCAACGCGCAGCGCTTCGGCGCCGCGCTGACGGGTCGCGAGCTGGTCCGGGTGGAGGCGCCCGAGCCGCGCCTGGCGCACCTGCGGCTGCCCGAGCGGCTGGCCGGCGACCGGGTGACCGGCGCAGAGGCCGTCGGCAAGCACCACCTGCTGCGGTTCGCGAGCGGCCGGGTGCTGCACTCGCACCTCATGATGAGCGGGGTCTGGCGCCTGCTGCCGGCGGCGCGACGGCCGCGGCCGGGCGGCCTGTTCCTGGCGCTCTGGACCGACCGCAACGTGGCCGCGCTCTACCGCTGCCCCACCGTGCGGCTGCTCGAGCCGGGCGAGCCGCTGCCCCGGGCGGTGGCCGCCACGGGGCCGGACCTGCTCGACGCCGCGGTCGACCCCGCCGCCGCCACCGCGCTGGCGCTGACCCGGCTCGAGCCCAGCCGGCAGGTGGGCGAGGCGATCATGGACCAGCGGGTCGTGGCCGGGATCGGCAACGTCTACAAGAGCGAGACCCTCTTCCTGACCGGCATCGACCCGTGGCGCGAGGTCGGCAGCCTCTCCGAGGATGAGGCCGCCGCCATCGGCGCCACCGCCGCGCGCCTGCTGGCCGACGGCGTGCGCGACCGCGGCGCCATCCGCACCTACCGCGCGCCCGACGCCGCCCCCTGGAGCCGCGAGCGCACCTGGGTCTACGGCCGGCGCGACCGCCCCTGCCGGCGCTGCGGCACCCGCGTGCGCTCCCGCGGCCAGGGCGACGCCAACCGCACCACCTACTGGTGCCCCGCCTGCCAGACCTGA
- a CDS encoding TatD family hydrolase: MGRRGAVGAGRALRPALPPRGGGGGVVDSHAHLDSCDAPATELVAEAAAAGVERIVTIGVGRASSERAVGLAERHPEVWATAGVHPNDADGWSDVDLTWLRELAAHPRVVAIGECGLDFYRDHARPEAQRRAFAAQIGLAREVGLPLVIHTRDAARETLEMLAAEAGDHPVILHCFSLPEHLDEVVERGYWMSFAGPVTFPKSVELHRAAARAPADRLLVETDSPYLAPVPRRGRPNRPANVAHTLRFIADLRRVTEGELDELTTANAARVFGW, encoded by the coding sequence CTGGGGCGCCGGGGCGCCGTCGGCGCGGGTCGCGCCCTCCGGCCCGCTCTTCCCCCGCGTGGAGGAGGCGGCGGCGTAGTCGACAGCCACGCCCACCTCGACTCCTGCGACGCGCCGGCAACCGAGCTGGTGGCCGAGGCGGCCGCCGCGGGCGTGGAGCGCATCGTGACCATCGGCGTCGGACGGGCGTCCAGCGAGCGGGCCGTCGGGCTGGCGGAGCGGCACCCGGAGGTCTGGGCGACCGCGGGCGTCCACCCCAACGACGCCGACGGCTGGAGCGACGTCGACCTGACCTGGCTGCGCGAGCTGGCGGCCCACCCGCGCGTGGTGGCGATCGGCGAGTGCGGCCTCGACTTCTACCGCGACCACGCGCGGCCCGAGGCCCAACGCCGTGCGTTCGCCGCCCAGATCGGCCTGGCGCGGGAGGTCGGCCTGCCGCTGGTCATCCACACGCGCGACGCGGCGCGCGAGACGCTGGAGATGCTCGCCGCCGAGGCCGGCGACCACCCGGTGATCCTCCACTGCTTCTCGCTACCCGAGCACCTCGACGAGGTGGTGGAGCGCGGCTACTGGATGTCCTTCGCGGGGCCGGTGACGTTCCCGAAGTCGGTCGAGCTGCACCGCGCCGCCGCCCGGGCGCCCGCCGATCGGCTGCTCGTGGAGACCGACAGCCCGTACCTCGCGCCCGTCCCGCGGCGCGGCCGGCCCAACCGCCCGGCGAACGTCGCCCACACGCTGCGGTTCATCGCCGACCTGCGCCGGGTCACCGAGGGGGAGCTCGATGAGCTCACCACCGCCAACGCCGCCCGCGTCTTCGGCTGGTGA
- a CDS encoding low molecular weight protein-tyrosine-phosphatase, protein MDQPLRLCFVCLGNICRSPTAEAIMRHRLRERGLADRVVVESAGTSDWHVGDAADRRAAEEARGRGITMDGCARQFTPADFARYDLVLAMDHSNRADLLAIAPGEEAAARVRLLREFDPAAADAGDLAVPDPYFGGPDGFVHVFDLVDAACQGLIDHLEARLSRSG, encoded by the coding sequence GTGGACCAGCCCCTGCGCCTGTGCTTCGTCTGCCTCGGCAACATCTGCCGCTCGCCCACGGCCGAGGCCATCATGCGGCACCGCCTGCGCGAGCGCGGGCTGGCGGACCGGGTGGTGGTGGAGAGCGCCGGCACCAGCGACTGGCACGTCGGCGACGCCGCCGACCGCCGCGCCGCCGAGGAGGCGCGCGGCCGCGGCATCACGATGGACGGCTGCGCCCGCCAGTTCACGCCGGCCGACTTCGCGCGCTACGACCTCGTGCTGGCCATGGACCACAGCAACCGCGCCGACCTGCTCGCCATCGCGCCGGGCGAGGAGGCGGCCGCCCGCGTGCGCCTGCTGCGCGAGTTCGACCCGGCCGCCGCCGACGCGGGCGACCTGGCCGTGCCCGACCCGTACTTCGGCGGGCCCGACGGCTTCGTCCACGTCTTCGACCTCGTCGACGCCGCCTGCCAGGGCCTGATCGACCACCTGGAGGCCCGCCTCAGCCGGTCCGGGTGA
- a CDS encoding YihY/virulence factor BrkB family protein: MSTVTRESLRRGGLVAPVRRAGRWLVGVVAGTTRRSVADDITGVASQFAYNAFLATVPFLFVLVSIVGLVAEPDTFDEFLDDEADNAIPVELRDILRSALGSATANTGQAALFLALGLLGALYVSANVMGSLVGGLDRIRGVPHRPWVRGKLVAAVIAVATSVLVVATTLALIGGSRLVEAVAEELFGKGAPNVAGRVLYMIGTVGLLIFTVAVYHVGPNAPRRRLLASVPGALVGVGIWLGVTRLFALYIENFDSYKTVYGALAGAAIYLVFLFLSCVALLIGAEVNEQIHAMRRSSRRAIAGEGDTRVM; this comes from the coding sequence GTGAGCACGGTCACGCGCGAGAGCCTGCGCCGTGGCGGCCTCGTCGCGCCCGTGCGGCGCGCCGGGCGCTGGCTGGTGGGCGTGGTGGCCGGGACCACCCGGCGCTCGGTGGCCGACGACATCACCGGCGTGGCCAGCCAGTTCGCCTACAACGCGTTCCTGGCCACCGTGCCGTTCCTGTTCGTGCTCGTCTCCATCGTGGGCCTGGTCGCCGAGCCCGACACCTTCGACGAGTTCCTCGACGACGAGGCCGACAACGCGATCCCGGTGGAGCTGCGCGACATCCTGCGCTCGGCGCTGGGCTCGGCGACCGCCAACACCGGCCAGGCGGCCCTGTTCCTGGCGCTCGGCCTGCTGGGCGCGCTCTACGTGTCGGCCAACGTGATGGGCAGCCTGGTGGGCGGGCTCGACCGGATCCGCGGCGTGCCGCACCGGCCGTGGGTGCGCGGCAAGCTGGTGGCGGCGGTCATCGCGGTGGCCACCAGCGTGCTGGTGGTGGCCACCACGCTCGCCCTGATCGGCGGCTCCCGCCTGGTCGAGGCCGTCGCCGAGGAGCTGTTCGGCAAGGGGGCGCCCAACGTCGCCGGGCGGGTCCTCTACATGATCGGCACCGTCGGCCTGCTGATCTTCACCGTCGCCGTGTACCACGTGGGCCCCAACGCGCCGCGGCGGCGGCTGCTGGCCTCGGTGCCGGGCGCGCTGGTGGGCGTGGGCATCTGGCTCGGCGTCACCCGCCTGTTCGCCCTCTACATCGAGAACTTCGACTCGTACAAGACGGTGTACGGGGCGCTGGCCGGCGCGGCGATCTACCTGGTCTTCCTGTTCCTGTCGTGCGTCGCCCTGCTGATCGGGGCGGAGGTCAACGAGCAGATCCACGCCATGCGGCGCAGCTCGCGCCGGGCGATCGCCGGCGAGGGCGACACACGGGTCATGTAG
- the ppk1 gene encoding polyphosphate kinase 1 — protein sequence MTTAETPSTRASPTAAPDLADPRLYINRELSWLEFNARVLALAREPGVPLLERCKFLAIFSSNLDEFFMVRVATVQDAMAAGRRSSTPDKLPRDQVLDRVATRVRELTAEQSRIWTDELLPALAAEGIAIVPMAELTAEERAEVVHRFDREVYPVLTPLAVGPGLPFPYISGLSLNIGLQVRDPVNGETRFARIKVPPRLPRFLQAGERLVLMEEVIEAHLERLFPGMEIVRSTRFRVTRDADFSISDESDDLLGAVEAQLRRRRFGHVVRLEVEEGTPDDVVAGLMEALEVEARETFRVRRPLDLTSLMEIASLDRPALRDTPWEPRTMARLRGEEGDPIDLFATIRAGDVLVHHPYDDFHTSVERFLEQAVEDPNVLAVKQTVYRTSGDSPIVPALMRTAEQGKQTVCLVEVQARFDEERNIQWARALERAGAHVVYGLSGLKTHAKLCLVVRREGDRVRRYVHIGTGNYNPSTADLYTDLGLFTCREDIAEDVADLFNHLTGFARPPSYRRALVAPAHLREGVIAEIERVVAAHSPESPSRVVMKMNSIIDGPVIEAIYRASQAGVRVELIVRGITGLRTGVPGVSENVRAISIVGRFLEHARIFAFTAGGETTFWIGSADMMARNLDNRVELVTPVDDPAARAELQAVLDLQLADTALAWELGPDGGWRRVRPAAGEAPLNSQEALMRYASTQARSA from the coding sequence ATGACCACCGCCGAGACCCCCTCCACCAGGGCGAGCCCGACGGCCGCGCCGGACCTCGCCGACCCGCGCCTCTACATCAACCGCGAGCTCTCCTGGCTCGAGTTCAACGCGCGCGTGCTGGCGCTGGCGCGCGAGCCGGGGGTCCCGCTGCTCGAGCGCTGCAAGTTCCTCGCGATCTTCTCGAGCAACCTCGACGAGTTCTTCATGGTCCGCGTGGCGACGGTGCAGGACGCGATGGCCGCCGGCCGCCGGTCGTCGACGCCCGACAAGCTGCCGCGCGACCAGGTGCTCGACCGGGTCGCCACCCGCGTGCGCGAGCTGACCGCCGAGCAGAGCCGGATCTGGACCGACGAGCTGCTGCCGGCGCTCGCCGCCGAGGGCATCGCGATCGTGCCGATGGCCGAGCTGACGGCCGAGGAGCGCGCCGAGGTGGTCCACCGCTTCGACCGCGAGGTCTACCCGGTGCTCACGCCGCTCGCGGTCGGGCCCGGCCTGCCGTTCCCCTACATCTCCGGCCTGTCGCTCAACATCGGCCTGCAGGTGCGCGACCCGGTAAACGGGGAGACCCGCTTCGCGCGCATCAAGGTGCCCCCGCGGCTGCCCCGCTTCCTGCAGGCGGGCGAGCGGCTGGTGCTGATGGAGGAGGTCATCGAGGCGCACCTCGAGCGGCTCTTCCCCGGCATGGAGATCGTGCGCTCGACCCGCTTCCGCGTGACCCGCGACGCGGACTTCTCGATCTCGGACGAGTCGGACGATCTGCTGGGCGCCGTGGAGGCCCAGTTGCGCCGGCGCCGGTTCGGCCACGTGGTGCGGCTGGAGGTGGAGGAGGGCACCCCGGACGACGTCGTCGCCGGCCTGATGGAGGCGCTCGAGGTCGAGGCGCGCGAGACCTTCCGGGTGCGCCGCCCGCTCGACCTGACCTCGCTCATGGAGATCGCCTCGCTGGACCGGCCGGCCCTGCGCGACACGCCGTGGGAGCCCCGCACGATGGCGCGGCTGCGCGGCGAGGAGGGCGACCCGATCGACCTCTTCGCGACGATCCGCGCCGGCGACGTCCTCGTGCACCACCCGTACGACGACTTCCACACGAGCGTCGAGCGCTTCCTCGAGCAGGCGGTCGAGGACCCCAACGTGCTCGCCGTCAAGCAGACCGTGTACCGCACGAGCGGCGACTCGCCGATCGTGCCGGCCCTCATGCGGACCGCCGAGCAGGGCAAGCAGACCGTCTGCCTGGTCGAGGTGCAGGCCCGCTTCGACGAGGAGCGCAACATCCAGTGGGCGCGGGCGCTGGAGCGCGCGGGCGCGCACGTGGTCTACGGCCTGTCGGGGCTGAAGACGCACGCCAAGCTCTGCCTGGTGGTGCGCCGCGAGGGCGACCGGGTGCGCCGCTACGTCCACATCGGCACCGGCAACTACAACCCGTCGACCGCCGACCTCTATACCGACCTCGGCCTGTTCACCTGCCGCGAGGACATCGCCGAGGACGTCGCCGACCTCTTCAACCACCTCACCGGCTTCGCGCGCCCGCCCAGCTACCGGCGCGCGCTGGTGGCGCCCGCGCATCTGCGCGAGGGCGTCATCGCCGAGATCGAGCGGGTGGTCGCGGCGCACTCGCCCGAGTCGCCCTCGCGCGTGGTCATGAAGATGAACTCGATCATCGACGGCCCGGTGATCGAGGCGATCTACCGGGCGTCGCAGGCGGGCGTGCGGGTGGAGCTGATCGTGCGCGGCATCACCGGCCTGCGCACCGGGGTGCCGGGCGTGTCGGAGAACGTCCGCGCGATCTCGATCGTGGGTCGCTTCCTCGAGCACGCGCGCATCTTCGCGTTCACCGCCGGCGGCGAGACCACGTTCTGGATCGGCTCCGCCGACATGATGGCCCGCAACCTCGACAACCGGGTGGAGCTCGTGACGCCGGTCGACGATCCGGCGGCGCGGGCGGAGCTGCAGGCCGTGCTCGACCTGCAGCTCGCCGACACCGCGCTCGCCTGGGAGCTCGGGCCCGACGGCGGCTGGCGGCGGGTGCGCCCGGCCGCGGGGGAGGCGCCGCTGAACTCCCAGGAGGCCCTCATGCGCTACGCGAGCACGCAGGCGCGGTCGGCCTGA
- a CDS encoding 4-(cytidine 5'-diphospho)-2-C-methyl-D-erythritol kinase has translation MGPAGADGYHPLRSLMVALEGLEDTVTVALAPSGGRQVRCPGLDGAANLAWRALDALEAEAGRPLPAVVDIEKRIPSQAGLGGGSSDAAAVLLAADALHGLRLGADRLEAVGARVGADVPFFIRAGAQWAEGRGERLRPACCPPFAALLVKPDAGLPTADVYRAFDRLPAPPPGDGAGADVPADAARLPGWVRNDLWPAALALRPALGVTARALAAAGAPAVLLCGSGTCMAGLFPDAAAARSAAARLPAAAGAFRAVVRGAPAPRRPPLPAA, from the coding sequence GTGGGTCCGGCGGGCGCCGACGGCTACCACCCGCTGCGCAGCCTGATGGTCGCGCTCGAGGGGCTCGAGGACACCGTCACCGTCGCCCTCGCCCCATCCGGCGGCCGCCAGGTGCGGTGCCCGGGCCTCGACGGGGCCGCCAACCTCGCCTGGCGCGCGCTCGACGCCCTCGAGGCGGAGGCCGGCCGTCCGCTGCCGGCCGTCGTGGACATCGAGAAGCGGATCCCGTCGCAGGCCGGCCTCGGCGGGGGCTCCAGTGACGCCGCGGCCGTCCTGCTGGCCGCCGACGCGCTGCACGGGCTGCGCCTCGGCGCCGACCGCCTCGAGGCGGTCGGCGCACGCGTGGGCGCCGACGTCCCGTTCTTCATCCGCGCCGGCGCCCAGTGGGCCGAGGGTCGCGGCGAGCGCCTGCGCCCCGCGTGCTGCCCGCCGTTCGCCGCCCTCCTGGTCAAGCCGGACGCGGGCCTGCCGACCGCCGACGTCTACCGGGCCTTCGACCGGCTCCCCGCCCCGCCGCCCGGCGACGGCGCCGGCGCGGACGTCCCCGCCGACGCCGCCCGGCTGCCCGGGTGGGTGCGCAACGACCTCTGGCCCGCCGCCCTCGCGCTGCGCCCCGCCCTCGGGGTCACCGCCCGCGCCCTCGCCGCCGCCGGCGCCCCCGCCGTCCTGCTGTGCGGCAGCGGCACCTGCATGGCCGGCCTCTTCCCGGATGCCGCCGCCGCCCGTTCCGCCGCCGCCCGGCTGCCCGCCGCCGCCGGGGCCTTCCGTGCCGTCGTCCGGGGCGCCCCCGCCCCCCGGCGGCCCCCCCTGCCCGCCGCCTGA
- a CDS encoding S8 family serine peptidase: protein MTAADLPPPPPALTAVARVGDQAAGDPLRDSQRHLGQIGWTPPRRGERMPIVAVLDTGVDPSDPDLAGVVMTRQARSFVPGSPDPLTDPEGHGTHVAGIIAARTGNGAGGSGVAAARILPITIADAGGATTTSALVRGIRYAVARGARVVNISFGGRGRSRLEQEAIDAATRRGVLVVAAAGNAGGRGGAPDYPGAYRHVMAVGALGASGRALAISARGEQVAIAAPGEEVRSLEPGQPGRLAPRTGTSMAAAVASGAAARLLARRPGLSAQQVRAILEWTARDVPPTGPDVATGAGALDLRAALAARPPAKGDAEPNDEIALAARTRPLLPATAARARLRGRAGSWSDPRDHLRLVLAEGQTITATLTARGARGAPAPDLDLLLWRPGTPSGRRGPAISRNWLVASSLGPTARERLVARAPSAGVYSLEVRGVRGAAEYDLRVERAVTVAGAGVRGPGARGNMEMR from the coding sequence GTGACCGCGGCCGACCTCCCCCCGCCGCCGCCCGCGCTCACCGCGGTCGCGCGGGTGGGCGACCAGGCGGCGGGCGACCCGCTGCGCGACTCGCAGCGGCACCTCGGGCAGATCGGCTGGACGCCGCCGCGCCGGGGGGAGCGGATGCCGATCGTGGCGGTGCTCGATACGGGCGTCGATCCCTCCGACCCGGACCTCGCGGGCGTCGTGATGACCCGCCAGGCGCGCTCCTTCGTGCCGGGGTCGCCCGACCCGCTGACCGATCCGGAGGGCCACGGGACGCACGTGGCGGGGATCATCGCGGCGCGGACGGGCAACGGCGCGGGCGGGAGCGGGGTGGCGGCGGCGCGCATCCTGCCGATCACGATCGCCGACGCCGGCGGCGCGACGACGACGTCCGCCCTCGTGCGCGGCATCCGCTACGCCGTGGCGCGCGGGGCGCGGGTCGTGAACATCTCGTTCGGCGGGCGGGGCCGCTCGCGGCTGGAGCAGGAGGCGATCGACGCGGCCACCCGTCGGGGCGTGCTGGTGGTGGCGGCCGCCGGCAACGCCGGCGGGCGCGGCGGCGCGCCCGACTACCCGGGCGCCTACCGCCACGTGATGGCCGTCGGCGCGCTCGGTGCGTCGGGCCGGGCGCTGGCCATCTCGGCGCGGGGCGAGCAGGTGGCGATCGCGGCGCCGGGCGAGGAGGTCCGCTCGCTCGAGCCCGGGCAGCCCGGGCGGCTGGCGCCGCGCACCGGCACCTCCATGGCGGCGGCGGTGGCGAGCGGGGCCGCCGCGCGGCTGCTCGCGCGCCGCCCGGGGCTGTCGGCCCAGCAGGTGCGCGCGATCCTCGAGTGGACGGCCCGCGACGTGCCGCCGACCGGCCCGGACGTGGCGACCGGCGCCGGCGCGCTCGACCTGCGCGCGGCGCTGGCGGCGCGGCCGCCGGCGAAGGGCGACGCGGAGCCCAACGACGAGATCGCGCTCGCGGCGCGCACCCGGCCGCTGCTGCCCGCGACGGCCGCGCGGGCGCGTCTGCGCGGCCGCGCGGGCTCGTGGAGCGACCCGCGCGACCACCTGCGGCTGGTGCTGGCCGAGGGCCAGACGATCACCGCGACCCTCACCGCCCGCGGCGCGCGCGGGGCGCCGGCGCCCGACCTCGACCTGCTGCTGTGGCGGCCGGGCACGCCGAGCGGCCGGCGGGGCCCCGCGATCAGCCGCAACTGGCTCGTGGCCTCGTCGCTGGGGCCCACCGCGCGCGAGCGCCTCGTCGCCCGCGCTCCGTCGGCGGGCGTCTACAGCCTGGAGGTGCGCGGCGTGCGCGGCGCCGCCGAGTACGACCTGCGGGTGGAGCGCGCGGTCACGGTGGCGGGCGCGGGGGTGCGCGGTCCGGGCGCGCGGGGGAACATGGAGATGCGATGA
- the rsmA gene encoding 16S rRNA (adenine(1518)-N(6)/adenine(1519)-N(6))-dimethyltransferase RsmA yields the protein MRLLAAHGLRPDTDLGQHFLLDENLVDLAVRESGVGPDDVVLEVGAGLGVLTVALARAAGHVHAVEVDRRLEGALAEALAGLPNASVVWGDAMRLPLEELDPAPTAVVANLPYSIATPLVVETLWRLPAVRSWCVMVQREVVDRWLAPPGSRLYGAPSVLIRLTAEPVFRRSVGREVFTPRPRVDSALVALRRVAPGPAPAVRALVRAAFAARRKTLVNALALAGCDRAEAARAVAALGHPATVRPEALAPADFPALAEELRWTA from the coding sequence ATGCGCCTGCTGGCCGCCCACGGCCTGCGCCCGGACACCGACCTCGGCCAGCACTTCCTGCTCGACGAGAACCTCGTCGACCTGGCCGTGCGCGAATCGGGCGTCGGGCCGGACGACGTCGTGCTGGAGGTGGGCGCCGGCCTCGGCGTCCTGACCGTCGCGCTCGCGCGCGCGGCGGGCCACGTGCACGCCGTGGAGGTCGACCGCCGCTTGGAGGGCGCGCTCGCGGAGGCGCTCGCCGGGCTCCCCAACGCCTCGGTCGTCTGGGGGGACGCGATGCGGCTCCCGCTGGAGGAGCTCGATCCGGCGCCGACGGCCGTGGTCGCGAACCTGCCCTACTCCATCGCCACGCCGCTCGTCGTCGAGACGCTGTGGCGCCTGCCGGCGGTCCGCTCGTGGTGCGTGATGGTGCAGCGCGAGGTCGTCGACCGCTGGCTCGCCCCGCCCGGTTCGCGGCTCTACGGGGCGCCCTCGGTGCTGATCCGCCTCACCGCCGAGCCGGTCTTCCGCCGCTCCGTGGGGCGCGAGGTGTTCACCCCGCGGCCGCGGGTCGACTCGGCGCTCGTCGCCCTGCGGCGCGTCGCCCCGGGGCCGGCGCCCGCCGTGCGGGCGCTGGTGCGCGCGGCGTTCGCGGCCCGGCGCAAGACGCTCGTCAACGCGCTCGCCCTCGCCGGCTGCGACCGGGCCGAGGCCGCCCGCGCCGTCGCCGCGCTCGGCCACCCGGCCACCGTCCGCCCCGAGGCGCTGGCCCCCGCCGACTTCCCCGCCCTCGCGGAGGAGCTGCGCTGGACCGCCTGA
- a CDS encoding fructosamine kinase family protein gives MSLPPELAAAVADALGAPPADVRPVGGGSIASAARVVLADGRVVFVKRDPGAPPGAAAAEAADLAWLAEAGALRTPAVLAVGEGFLVLEWLERGGRAAGDVQLDPPSWSDRPPPPGEAFGRALAALHRAGAPAFGLDRDNFIAGIPQPNEPARTWGAFYGQRRLLPLARRSASTGRLDGALLRRIDALVPRLDELCGPPEPPARLHGDLWSGNALLDAAGGPAVIDPAAYGGHREMDLAMMRLFGGFPAAAYAAYGEAHPLAPGHEERVELCQLWPLLVHAHLFGGGYAASLDAALRRYGA, from the coding sequence GTGAGCCTGCCGCCCGAGCTCGCCGCGGCGGTCGCCGACGCGCTCGGCGCCCCGCCCGCCGACGTCCGCCCGGTGGGCGGCGGCAGCATCGCCTCGGCCGCCCGGGTCGTCCTGGCCGACGGCCGCGTCGTGTTCGTCAAGCGCGACCCGGGCGCCCCGCCCGGCGCCGCCGCCGCCGAGGCGGCCGACCTCGCCTGGCTCGCCGAGGCCGGCGCCCTCCGTACCCCCGCCGTGCTCGCCGTGGGCGAGGGGTTCCTGGTGCTCGAATGGCTGGAGCGCGGGGGCCGCGCGGCGGGCGATGTCCAATTGGACCCCCCGTCGTGGTCCGATCGGCCGCCTCCCCCCGGCGAGGCCTTCGGCCGCGCCCTGGCCGCCCTCCACCGCGCCGGCGCGCCCGCCTTCGGCCTCGACCGCGACAACTTCATCGCCGGGATCCCGCAGCCGAACGAGCCGGCGCGGACCTGGGGCGCGTTCTACGGCCAGCGCCGACTGCTGCCGTTGGCGCGCCGGTCGGCGTCGACCGGGCGGCTCGACGGCGCGCTGCTGCGCCGCATCGACGCGCTCGTGCCGCGGCTGGACGAGCTCTGCGGCCCCCCGGAGCCGCCCGCGCGCCTGCACGGCGACCTCTGGAGCGGCAACGCGCTGCTCGACGCGGCCGGCGGGCCGGCGGTCATCGACCCGGCGGCGTACGGCGGCCACCGCGAGATGGACCTCGCCATGATGCGGCTCTTCGGCGGCTTCCCGGCGGCCGCGTACGCGGCCTACGGGGAGGCGCATCCGCTCGCGCCGGGCCACGAGGAGCGGGTGGAGCTGTGCCAGCTGTGGCCGTTGCTGGTGCACGCGCACCTGTTCGGCGGCGGCTACGCCGCCTCGCTGGACGCGGCCCTGCGCCGCTACGGCGCCTGA
- a CDS encoding NAD(P)-dependent oxidoreductase — protein sequence MLIGFVGPGLMGAGMIRNLAAAGHEVRVHARTPSRVEGLPATLAGSVAEAVDGADIACSCVTDSPDVRQVVGGVLAAETPPPVLVEMSTIAPAVARQLAADCAARGVAYLDCPVSGGPTGAAAGTLAFMCGGDADALERALPALEAMGDPAKRFHCGPVGLGLVAKLVNNALVAAISAATAEALGRGQRAGLDPALAREVVMSSSGDSWQLRNLFPKVLAGDHQPGFTTRNLLKDLGHFQDLDDAEAPLAAAAEALLRRVPPDLDYGAVARLAMELPGEDGG from the coding sequence GTGCTGATCGGCTTCGTCGGTCCCGGGCTCATGGGCGCGGGCATGATCCGCAACCTCGCCGCGGCGGGTCACGAGGTGCGCGTGCACGCCCGCACGCCCTCGCGCGTCGAGGGCCTCCCCGCCACGCTCGCCGGCTCGGTCGCCGAGGCCGTCGACGGCGCGGACATCGCCTGCTCGTGCGTCACCGACTCGCCGGACGTGCGCCAGGTCGTCGGCGGGGTGCTGGCCGCCGAGACGCCGCCGCCCGTGCTGGTGGAGATGAGCACAATCGCGCCCGCGGTCGCCCGCCAGCTCGCCGCCGACTGCGCCGCCCGCGGCGTCGCCTACCTGGACTGCCCGGTGAGCGGCGGCCCCACCGGGGCGGCCGCCGGCACGCTGGCCTTCATGTGCGGCGGCGACGCGGACGCCCTCGAGCGGGCCCTGCCGGCGCTGGAGGCGATGGGCGACCCGGCCAAGCGCTTCCACTGCGGCCCGGTCGGCCTCGGCCTGGTGGCCAAGCTCGTCAACAACGCGCTGGTCGCCGCGATCAGCGCCGCGACGGCCGAGGCGCTCGGCCGCGGCCAGCGCGCCGGCCTCGACCCCGCCCTGGCGCGGGAGGTGGTGATGAGCTCCTCCGGCGACTCGTGGCAGCTGCGCAACCTCTTCCCCAAGGTGCTCGCCGGCGACCACCAGCCCGGCTTCACGACCCGCAACCTGCTGAAGGACCTCGGCCACTTCCAGGACCTGGACGACGCCGAGGCGCCGCTCGCGGCCGCCGCGGAGGCGCTGCTGCGGCGGGTGCCGCCCGACCTGGACTACGGCGCGGTCGCGCGCCTCGCCATGGAGCTGCCCGGCGAGGACGGCGGCTAG